gtttttaaggaaaaagtACATGTCgctacaaaatggagggaaacctttttttttcgccccctTCCCCGTGCTATACCTAACACGTGCGTCAAATTGTAAACTCAGAAAAACGCCCAAGTTATGTCTTCACCTTCATCCCTGTTTGAGTACAGTGAACGAATGAAGAATTATTCCAAAATCCTGAGCAGAGGAAGGAATAGCTCTGACATGTTCACAGGTACAAAAATGGACTAACAATtgacattttgtttttcatcatttcatTTCATGTGCATGTCatttgcgccattttgtgctgcttcccttttttttctgcctcccCCTCCGGAGGATACACTCTTAATAACCCCTTTAAAGCACTTCAAAATTTGTTACAAAATTGTTCTTTGGGTATAAAGACACTTTTCACTACACAATacaagcgaaaaaaaaaaaaaaagaaaaggaaaacccgtggatgaaaaaaaaaaaaaaacgaaggaaaagaagaaggggggcCAAAACAGTGTGCACAAATGTGTCGACATGCGCAGCAGTCCACACaagcatgtacatatacacatgtaccatatacacatttaccgcacacacatgtaccgcacacacatgtaccgcacacacatgtaccgcacacacatgtaccGCACACCCACTCATGTACAAGCATCAGGTGGTCTCACGACATTCATTTCTCTTTTGCTGCGCTGGAAAAATCACTTCTGTAAagccttcttcaaattttcgtTGGCAAAATTCCAATTGACCAAATTCCACCACGCCTTCACATACGACGCTCGGTCATTTCGATAATCAATATAGTAGGCATGCTCCCATATGTCGCACGTTAGGATAGGAATGCCTGTGTTATCCTTTATAGGGTTCCCAGCATCGTGCGTCTGCAAAATGACTAACTTGTTGTTATTATTCAAAGCTAGCCAACCCCATCCTGATCCAAAGTGGCCACATAATACATTcgaaaattcatttttgaaatcgTTAAAGGATCCAAAATCTTcctgaattttttccttaatttctCCATGGGGTTCCCCTCCACAATTGGGTCCCATGGAGTCCCAATAAAAACTGTGGTTCCATATCTGCGCGGCGTTGTTAAAAATTGCTCCCGTAGACTCCTTCATAATTTCCAGCAACGATTTCGTGGCAAACGGTGTATCCTTAATTAGGCCATTCAACTTGTTCACGTACCCCGCATGGTGCTTATTGTAATGGAAGTTCAGCGTCTCTTCGCTTATATGGGGCGACAGGGCGTTCAAAGCGTACTTCAACTTGGGTAGAATaattgccatttttcttcGGATGTCTTTGTCCTCCCTCCTCGCGGAGATAACTTGTTCGGCTGCGAAGGTGCGGCAAAAAGGTTTTCTTTCAAGCCATGTGCATAAGTaagcatatgcatgtacgcgtacgtatgcatgtgtatatacatacatatacatacatatatatttatttatacgtatgtatCTACGCGCTTGTGTATACACTTGCGTGTGCGCGGCGGGGGCTCACCTTTCGACGTAACTGCCTTTCCTATCTGAAAACTGCCACAGGGGCTGCTTGCCGGTTAAACAGGAATGCGCAGGcgcgggaaaaaattaagtggaaaaaaaattgtgcaatttttgcttaatcgttagggaaaaaaaaagaatattaaaCTTACGGATGCAGTTGTATATATAGTAAGGATGAAGTTGtaattaaagataaaatagcggttaaagaaaaaattgcatttaaACATAAAGAGGCAGTTATGGATAGAGTTAAAAGTTTTTGTTAAAGATGAATTCCTTATTAACGTTAAAAATGGCTTGACTTTTCAATTTAACGTTAACGCTAGGGGCGAAATTAAAAGAGGTGAATTGCTaaacttttatttcttcttcgttttgcgGTTTAACATTTGCCAGCTCAAATGCAGCAAAAATTGTGCCAATTTTTAAGCGTTACATGTATCcacaaacgggaaaaaaaatatagcgcaaaaaaaaaaaaaaaatcggttttaatgaaaaaatttaccttttCGTGTTTTATTTACACAACGATGGGGGGGACGCCAAGTGGAAGTGTACACGTGAACAGATAGGAgtacgcatatgtatatatgtaaaatatataagcatgTCCTTATATATACTTGTGCGCATATGTTGTGGTTACATGTGTAGGCTTGCTTCTGCGCAAATGTCCATATGTACGTGATATGCGTTTCTCCTAAGCGCATGCAATAGGTGAAATGTGCCCCCTTTTGGAAGGCCACATATGGTAGGGCGTTAcatgaatgtttttttttttttttttttttttctttcacaaaatgggacaaaTGGAGAGCGGCATAGCTTACTTACCGAACTGTGGACTTACATAATCTCGTTATTTTCGAATTTCATAAAAGTAAATTCTCCAAAGGGAGATTtctgtgcacattttttttttttccctttattcCCTGTTGCATGTGCAGAAAATGAAGTGGACCACttgaataattatttattttttttttttagtggaataaaatttgaataaaagcTGACCTTTAAGgtgccattttaaaaaacgttGCTAATGGCTCTTTTTATGACGGAAAAGAAAactgaaaagaaaaatgagcattAGGGTTAAAACGCGCATTGCAACAAATCGTACTTACAACAGAAGGTTcaacatgcatatatgttgagctgtggaaaaaaaaaaaaaaaacactaatAGAAGCAGCATAAAGCGAGTGACATGTAAAAACTCGGTGCCTGTTCTGTTTCTGCGCTGATTGTACATAggtagatatatatatatatatacaatcaCAAACACCGAATGTGCGTTTAGACTAAGTGCCGATCGCGcatgcaaatatatttatgcgtaTGTAAACAACCACAACGAGGAGGGGAAAGGCTTCCCATTTCGCCCATAAAATCGGGAAGatacaaaaatgcataaacCATTTTAGTGGATAATCCATTTGTCGAATGCAAACTGGAAAGACACAAACGTGGAGAGGCTTAAATGTTCAGGCGGTTCGCATAAAAAAGATATGCCTCCGTCCCACCGTGCACACTCCTCTACCAACCCGGCACCCCACATATTTGAAAAGAATTTCTTCCCCGcgtgcacaaaaatgaagtaaactttttaaatgccATGTTTTAACATAATTGTCACAAAGAAAagagggtaaaaaaaaaaaccaaaatgTATTCGCACGACGCGAGAAATAGGACGATACATACATGCACTTCTTGAAACATTTCGTGGTGCTCTAATCCCGCTTCGCACAGCCACGCTAATATTCCTTATGGGCAaggttttccctttttacgcCTCAACTTTTTGCGTGGCTGGGCAACGGTGTGCAGAACGCTACTGCCAAAGCACACGTTTGATAAATTATCGAGAAGCATCCTTTCCTGCTTGGTCATTTCATCTTCGTTAATTTCAAagtttaaataatttaattttttgaccTTTCCCAAGGAAGCGATAGTGGGCAGTTCATACTTATGTTTACAATTCTCTCcgtttattttctttttactcctttttatgtaagACCTATTCCTGCGTGGTTGTGCAGCATCGCACCTGTGACACATGTCGAAGTATATCGGATTATCATAAGCCTCAtttaacagttttttttcctaagtaggatactttttttaaaagcgcacttcttttttggagaagaatttttcgattttgctgacttttttccttttccttttttattcaacGTGCTAGAATGCTCACGTCCACTGTCACCACTTTTGTTATATCGTGAAACATGCGCGTTGATGAATTCGGGAGGGACATTAAGACCCACACCTTCAACATGGGAATTATCCACATTTCGAGGTTTTTTAGGGTAccgtttttttaatattccaTCGGGGAAAAGCCTTCTCACGGGTGCCTCCACAGCGTCGCTTGTTATAGCGGTGAGTTTTGGGGGGCCCTTGTTCTGCTCCCTTGATCGTTCTCGAGGTTGCTCTCTcggtttttcccctcttttttgcaGTCGTTCTGGTTTGTGCCCCCGCTCTTCTTCCAGCTCCTTCTCGTACTCTTCTTCCTGTTCGTCTTCTCGCTCTTGATCAGTTTCGTCCGCTTCGCTCATCTTGTCTATCTCCGGGCCAACATCCTCGTCCCAGTCCAAGTCCTCCTCCGCGTGATTAACCTTTTCCCGCTTCCTTCCTATTTTATGCGTactatttttctcccttatTGCGCGCAAGTATCCCCTCTCTGTTGAAATGTCCCCATAACCAGCATCGTCACGGACTGGCAAGCTTTTCTTCTTATAGTATTTAAAAACCccgttaaaatatatttctccccttctgacagatttgctcatttttataaaaaaagaaaaaaaaattcaaaaatttacttttaaatctgttaaaaaaattaacgataGGGCAGAAAACATATGCATCAATTTTGACActaaaaggaagaaaaaaaaaaaaaatatatttttttcccgttttgaGGTAAAGACGAATGTATATGCTAATTTCGTACATATGAAACGCATGACAACATTACTTGACgttaaaaatgcagaaaaaaattcttagaACAAAACAATGAACCCAACTAAGGTGgaaaaatgcatatttttacttaaattGTAGAATGGTGAAGCAgaccttttcattttttttccttcatccaattattaaaatatggaCCAAAGGAAAAACTTAAGGGTTGATTAACACACCAGAACTTAAGATGGGAGGtataaattttcttattttaatGTAACACTGTTTGGAGCAGCCTACAAATGCGAACAAACAGAATAACACCCCTGCACTTTGACGTAGTAACGAGCTCCGCCGTTGGGTCCTCACAACTTAGTTAATTCTTCTTAACCACGTCGTTGAGCAGACAAGAGATCAGACACCTTTTTAATGATGAAAGGgggttaaaagaaaaaaaaaaaaaaaaactacgaaATGCATATGTTAAATTTTAGGACAAATTCAAAATATCAGCAGTATACTAGACGGTACTACAGAAttcgaggaagaagaaaatggtGCACGTATTGTTCCCCTGATTTCTGTCACAGAAAGAGTTAAATCCCCTTTGGCATATTCACGCATATTGTGGCACACTTATTACACAAggaaatgttaaaattttccctTCATAGAAAGGCTCAATTGAATGTGCACATGTAGTCGTTTTAAACATGAAATAGGAATGGTAAATTTACTTGTGCAATTCTGCTATGGCATACTTCgcatgataaaaaaaaataaaataaataaataaacgttcTAGAATCTTTCTCAAATTGTTTATATCAATGTGAGGAattggaaattaaaaaacattccAGTAagatggggaaaataaaaattgcaaaaagaacaaaagtCACCAACGTGGTgcgtacatattttaaaagtacATGTAGAccgaaaacaaaatttaaagaaatagcataaaaatgtatacctTTTGATGAATGCGCgctttcaccatttttataactatTTTATTCGCgcaaaatgcatatattcaacttaaacaaattttatcacGTGGGGATGTCGTCCAAGAATAGATTCCTTTTGTTCCAAGAATAATTCTTACAACATAGGATGTgacaaacaaaaaggatgaaCATAACGGGAAAAAACACCTTTAAGTATGTAGAAACGTGTAGACGTCCTCACAAAACGTACTTATGCATGGCAGAGCGTTTTGAAGCTTACGCTTGTGTCACTTGCATGTTCGCGCCTGTATACACATGAGCCCATGCACGCGCTGCCACAAGCTCATGCACATTGTGCCACttctgcacaaaaaaaaaaaaaaaaagaaaaacaggaaaagCGGGTAAAACTAACAAAACCAATGTGTTGCGTTGTAGCATTAGCCGTCAAACGAGTgaaacacaattttttccttcccttgagCTTGTCTTAAGCGATCGTGAAAAGAATTATAGCATGTACACACTTTTGATTAAGTCTTAAAACAACGTTTCTGCAAAAAGCCAAAAGTAATAGGaataatttttgtcatttaaaaaaaaaaaaaaaaaagccattGAGTACCACTTTTAAGCATTAACTAGGagtgtaaaaatatacacacgtcaggaaaaaaaaataaaaacagctACTTGCCCTTTTCACCTGCactgttcaggtgaaaaagaaaaaaaaaatcttgcGAACTTTTCGATAATCAATAACTTGCATTttcactcaaaaaaaaaaaaaaaaaaaaacctataaaagtgtaactttttttttttgttgttgtttttttttttcccataagATGccctatttttattaaaataattattttttgtttcatgaAACTTTAATTTATGTCAATAAATTTAGcggccagaaaaaaaaaaaaaaaaatcataagaAAATTATGTTGCCTCATTAAATTTGtaaatgtgtaaattttaattccctGCACACgcttgtttttcctcttttgttcttccctcTTGTTTGTCACTGTTCGACGCGGTTGCCGTCCCAAATTGGACAAATTTCCTTTCCCTCAAAATAAGCGAAAGTTTGACGTCATTTCACTCATCCACCTTTTTAGCAGCATTGTGTATATCCTTACCTGCAATCTCGACTATATTTGCCACGTATTGCCCGCACCCCACCCCAATTCTTAACACATTACACGTGTGACAATTTCTCACCGCGCAAACATGACGAATGTTGTGGAATGTACCTTCAAAACCCCGCCCGAAACTGCAAAAGCCCCAGACAATGCCGTCATTTGGAACGCATTTCAATACTGTGATGAAAAAGGATGGTATTCACTATCGAACCATGATGAGATAATGCTCAGACCTACTACCTTCAGTGACGGAAGAATTAAATTTCTACCTCAACTAGAAAAAATCCCAGACGAATTTGAATCCGTTTTATGTGGAAAGTATGATGCTAAAGCTTGGGGAAAGGATGATTGTAACATAGTTATTGAAGGTGATAAGGACGTGCATATAAACCTCCCAGGGctgcaagaaaaaattaattacaacCACAGAGAGAGATTCCCTacattcttaaaaaattggaaaattatTGTGGGTATGCTAAATGAACACATAACCGTAATACGGATAAACACAGAAACTGCAATAATTGTAAgcataaatgaaaagagcAATGTAACTGTTAAGTGTGTAGATTTTAATAACGGTTTTTTATGCGTTAATCCGCACACAAACTTGGCAATTGCATATGGCGGTTTCGCCTTGAgtgaacttaaaaaatgtgaactgGTTCCAAGTATCACACACGAAGGGGCAGAATGGGGATTTTTTGTCCACCTATTTAAATGGGGACACATTATTATACCAAAAGATATAGAGATTAAATTACCATCCCCAGGATTAAAGctaattgggaaaaaaatagacacaGTGGCGATCATTTCCCTTCCGccaaacatatatatacacgtaaaAATTGATGGACCAAAATGTATAAGAAAATTAGAGTACGGACAGGACTACAGTATAACGGCAATTAAGAGTAGCGAATCGGACATTGACATTTATCTGCTCTTCGATGGgcaattaataaaatacgAATTTTCCTTTGATACGAGACTAAACAAGGTGGGGAAAGGAAGATCCGTTAATTGTGCCAAATTGAAGTGTACAAATAAGAGCAAGGAAGTGACTTCTTTCGTTTTCCAAGCAACGGCAAATTCTAAATTGTTGTTAGATTCCAATTGTCCAACGGATAATATGGGCCACCTCCTGTGCAACCAAACCATTTCCGTCTTCGACGCGGAAACTGGCGAGTACCTGAGCCACCCCCAGGGCCTGCAGCTAACCGAGGTGTTCAACACCTTGTCGTATCCGCCCGAGAAGGAGTAACGGGTTCGCCCCATTGAAAAGGCTGGCaccaattaaaaaaatttgcggCGTTTAAAAGGTTGGCCCCAATCTTTCTGCTCAAATCCTGGCGtgctccgtttttttttttttttttttttttttgcgtttcctCTCTTCCGCTTTTCCACGCTATCCCGGTGATGGGCCTATGGTCTCCCCCCACGTACGGTTAATATGCATGCCCATAAATCTGCACGCAGATATATACTATGGCATAGCAACTATGCCACTTGTGTGCACGCACGTTGTTGTCGTTTTTTcgtcccctcccccccctcgagTATTTTTCATTCCGCTCTTAACCACTAATCGTGTTATTCGCCAAACCAGGGTCCACCCCATTTGGCCTTCTCGAAATGAacttttgtttaaaaattttaactgGCTACGCATAATCTGTGTGATGTGACTCGGACTGCAAGCTTTGCAAACTTGTTGTGTTCGCTCATGCTTTAGAAAAGCACATTCaggaaaaaggtaaaaaaaattatagctcttttttttttttttttttttttattacgagattacaaaaaaattaaaagtttaaaaagaaaaaattaaaatttgtaaagTGGGACGTGCACTCGCATACATATTCATGGAGCGAAAAAGGTGactaaaaatttttagaacacatgtgtgcgtgtgtataTCCCTACTTCTTCGCTAACACTCGCATATATGCCTTACTAAATAGATAAATATTTGAAGCATAGCCTTGTATTGTaggcaatttaaaaaaaacacaacatTATATTAATCCCCTTCCAAGCATGTGGTCAAATGTGATTATGTGTATATGGGCACTCCCGGACGGAAAAGCTAATGAGAAATATTCTACTATACGAAAATATGCCTTATTAATACGTAAGGGGGGAAAACGGAAAACAAAAGGTATGCATATTCTCATGGGAATGGGAATTAAGTATTCAAACacatttcgcaaaaaaaaaaaaaaaattaaatataacaGAATAAACCTTCGAGGTGTCTCATGTGCAGGACGTAAATTATAAACATAACTCAAAAACAGTCATTAattagttttattttttttgcaaataaatcTACTCAATTTTGTGTCGCATGTCTATACAGGTACTGGGTTGCTCCGTGCAACTCTTTTATTTCGCAGCGTGGGCTGGAAGGCAACTAGGCTTTTTATCCCTCTAAATTTTGCCGAACTTTTGCAGTGGAAAATTAGGATACGCGCATGGGAAGCATTCTACGAAAGCGTCATGCGTCTCGTTCTTCTTAGCGGTGTGTGTGCGTAATAGGGCGActaaagggggaggggaggtacatatttttgcttcGCCGCTTCGCCGAttcgccgcttcaccgcttcaccgcttcaccgcttcgccGCTCCACCCTGCTGTGCACGCAGCCCAGACTTAGTCGAACAAATCGTTTATGGTGTAAAAAGTGGGCTTCAAATTCTGATCGCACTTggactttttcttcttatggTATGCGTCTCCATCCCCATTAGTGTGATCATCACGCGAGTCATTTTCCGagcgtttgttttttttcgtattatTGTCTGTGCTTTTGctatttgtgtttttttcattccccgAGGGATTCCCCGCACCGTTCTTACCTTTATCATATCCCTTACTGCTACCACTCTCTTTAGCTTTATCTTTATTTGGTACATTCGAaacaaaggaagaaggggtCTTCCCATTCCCACCAAAATCTTTGCTTTTATTCCGGTCATTCGTAGCAGATTCATTAAATTGATCTATTAAATCTTTCAagttatgttttttatagTACTCTACATATCTGTAAAAATCTCTATTTTCGAGATGCTCTTTGGGAAtatttaattctttataGTTTTGATTTTCAAGGATGGTTTTAatatcatcattttttcctttacgtAAGGAgttaaaatattcaatacATGCCCTGACATCgctatctctttttttatccatttcgAGAAAGCTTatagttttatttatttttttggagttCGAATCATTGATGTTATTAAACATgattgtttttcttttaacatTTCCAGATTCGACAATAGTTCCCAATTTCTCGTTATACTTTTCCGATCTGTGCATGTCGTGATTATTGCTTCCATACATTTTGCTGTCTTTGTTCCAAGAATTTACATGCGCGTTGGTGTGGGAATAGCTGGCTTTGTAGTTCTTGTCATACTCGTCGCTATAAAAGCTGTTGTGCTCTCGTGAGTACCCACCACAGGGGTTGCCGACCCTGCCATTGCTGTGGCTAACACTCATAACATGAGAGTAGTTACCCTTATCgttgctcccctttttcatgtAATTCATTTGGCCATAGTTGCTGCTCGAATTCCTCATGTAGTCGTTTTGATACCTGTCATTTGAGTAGGGCATATAATTCATACTATTATTATACCCACTGTTATTTGATTtagagaatttttttcgataGTCCTCATTTGAATAATTCATTTCCGGTGGGTATCCGTgtgctttttcttcactaaACAGTTTGTTGTTCGTTCTTTGTCCGCTCGGATCTTCCTCTTTGTCATTCTCCCTATCGTGTTCAAAACTGGCATTGTTTTGGAGGGACCCATTTTCAACATCACTCTGTGCTCCCTCTCCACTAGGACGTTCTTCGCAACATTCTTCGCAACTTTCTTCGCAACTTTCCTCGCAACTATCTTCGCAACTTTCCTTGGCGCTGTTCCCCGAGGAGGGCCTCGCGTCTCTCCTATTTTTTGTGAGTCTTAAACATTTGAACATGTTCGCGAGGGGGCCACGGTggttctattttttcttccgctgCGGACTGGGATGGGAGCTTGGACTTGGGGCTAGATGCACACTATCGTACTGCGAAAGGTTCACACAGCTGCAGAAAAAGCATTGCACATATGAACAGTCAATATTTGTGAGGTTCCTCCTGTTGCAGTGGTAGCAAATGAGAATAATAACTTTTCGTCCTATGCTGTCGTGGGGCACTAGTGCGTTCACAACATGGCACTTAGGGCAGGCTCTATACACAGCACTGCTTTCGCAGGAAAAAACCGATAGGCATTTATAGCATCTAGCGTTTTTGTAAGAAATCCTCTCAAAGGAAAATGCCAAATTTTCTAGCCCCGCAACCGAGTCGAGTATACCATCTGggtttagcaaaaaaaaggttgtaTACTTTTCTTTGTGCGCCCTACTCGAATCGTC
This genomic stretch from Plasmodium cynomolgi strain B DNA, chromosome 14, whole genome shotgun sequence harbors:
- a CDS encoding superoxide dismutase (putative): MAIILPKLKYALNALSPHISEETLNFHYNKHHAGYVNKLNGLIKDTPFATKSLLEIMKESTGAIFNNAAQIWNHSFYWDSMGPNCGGEPHGEIKEKIQEDFGSFNDFKNEFSNVLCGHFGSGWGWLALNNNNKLVILQTHDAGNPIKDNTGIPILTCDIWEHAYYIDYRNDRASYVKAWWNLVNWNFANENLKKALQK
- a CDS encoding hypothetical protein (putative), which translates into the protein MSKSVRRGEIYFNGVFKYYKKKSLPVRDDAGYGDISTERGYLRAIREKNSTHKIGRKREKVNHAEEDLDWDEDVGPEIDKMSEADETDQEREDEQEEEYEKELEEERGHKPERLQKRGEKPREQPRERSREQNKGPPKLTAITSDAVEAPVRRLFPDGILKKRNRSYIKRSKKKINGENCKHKYELPTIASLGKVKKLNYLNFEINEDEMTKQERMLLDNLSNVCFGSSVLHTVAQPRKKLRRKKGKPCP
- a CDS encoding hypothetical protein (putative); amino-acid sequence: MTNVVECTFKTPPETAKAPDNAVIWNAFQYCDEKGWYSLSNHDEIMLRPTTFSDGRIKFLPQLEKIPDEFESVLCGKYDAKAWGKDDCNIVIEGDKDVHINLPGLQEKINYNHRERFPTFLKNWKIIVGMLNEHITVIRINTETAIIVSINEKSNVTVKCVDFNNGFLCVNPHTNLAIAYGGFALSELKKCELVPSITHEGAEWGFFVHLFKWGHIIIPKDIEIKLPSPGLKLIGKKIDTVAIISLPPNIYIHVKIDGPKCIRKLEYGQDYSITAIKSSESDIDIYLLFDGQLIKYEFSFDTRLNKVGKGRSVNCAKLKCTNKSKEVTSFVFQATANSKLLLDSNCPTDNMGHLLCNQTISVFDAETGEYLSHPQGLQLTEVFNTLSYPPEK
- a CDS encoding hypothetical protein (putative); its protein translation is MDISTLKEKRICIDDSSRAHKEKYTTFFLLNPDGILDSVAGLENLAFSFERISYKNARCYKCLSVFSCESSAVYRACPKCHVVNALVPHDSIGRKVIILICYHCNRRNLTNIDCSYVQCFFCSCVNLSQLTKNRRDARPSSGNSAKESCEDSCEESCEESCEECCEERPSGEGAQSDVENGSLQNNASFEHDRENDKEEDPSGQRTNNKLFSEEKAHGYPPEMNYSNEDYRKKFSKSNNSGYNNSMNYMPYSNDRYQNDYMRNSSSNYGQMNYMKKGSNDKGNYSHVMSVSHSNGRVGNPCGGYSREHNSFYSDEYDKNYKASYSHTNAHVNSWNKDSKMYGSNNHDMHRSEKYNEKLGTIVESGNVKRKTIMFNNINDSNSKKINKTISFLEMDKKRDSDVRACIEYFNSLRKGKNDDIKTILENQNYKELNIPKEHLENRDFYRYVEYYKKHNLKDLIDQFNESATNDRNKSKDFGGNGKTPSSFVSNVPNKDKAKESGSSKGYDKGKNGAGNPSGNEKNTNSKSTDNNTKKNKRSENDSRDDHTNGDGDAYHKKKKSKCDQNLKPTFYTINDLFD